The Thomasclavelia ramosa DSM 1402 genome includes a region encoding these proteins:
- a CDS encoding cell division protein FtsQ/DivIB, which translates to MAKRKQQQNIYNDYDRDQVLAYLKKQKAKKRKRRRRVIFVILVIGLIIAFFVSDYSRLQTITVSGNNRVSSEEIITASKIKLHQDYTFFKSMDAAENAIKKTSLIKDAKVTKDLFGHVKIKVVEADPIGQCTIDNILYVVDETGRVTKDEAGVLTTYVQRCPKLNGFDYDRFAAFAKEFAKIPAQVVNQISDINYAPENLDDKRCEFIMDDGKILYLRYDDMAVQLKGDNYALKMEEFPDYKYYDFVGKYVYVHN; encoded by the coding sequence ATGGCAAAAAGAAAGCAACAACAGAATATATATAACGATTATGATCGCGATCAAGTTCTTGCTTATTTAAAGAAACAAAAGGCAAAGAAGCGAAAAAGGCGTCGACGTGTCATTTTTGTAATTTTAGTTATAGGATTGATTATTGCTTTTTTTGTCAGTGATTATAGTCGTTTACAGACAATAACTGTTAGTGGTAATAATCGTGTGAGTAGTGAAGAAATAATTACCGCTTCAAAAATAAAACTGCATCAGGATTATACTTTCTTTAAAAGTATGGATGCAGCTGAAAATGCCATTAAAAAAACATCGCTAATTAAGGATGCCAAGGTTACAAAAGATTTATTTGGTCATGTTAAAATAAAAGTAGTTGAAGCTGACCCGATTGGTCAATGTACGATTGATAATATATTGTATGTTGTTGATGAAACTGGCCGTGTAACTAAAGATGAGGCTGGAGTATTAACTACATATGTACAACGGTGTCCAAAATTAAATGGTTTTGATTATGATCGCTTTGCAGCTTTTGCAAAGGAATTTGCAAAAATTCCCGCTCAAGTAGTTAATCAAATTTCAGATATTAATTATGCGCCTGAAAATCTTGACGATAAACGTTGTGAATTTATCATGGATGATGGTAAAATTCTATACTTGCGATATGATGATATGGCAGTACAATTAAAGGGCGATAATTATGCTTTAAAGATGGAAGAATTCCCAGATTATAAGTATTATGATTTTGTCGGGAAGTATGTTTATGTTCATAATTAA
- the murB gene encoding UDP-N-acetylmuramate dehydrogenase: MKFSQVKEDLEKLDVGEMIEDEPMYKHTTYKVGGPARIYLKVKDVDSLIKTIKYCGKHRVKYLVIGRGSNLLFSDREYEGLIISLNECFNEIKVNGSTMIAQAGVPMISLSYQAAKIGLSGFEFMGGIPGSIGGGIYMNAGAYKYDLASVVKTVTLLNEKHEVVTFNNEQMDFSYRHSICQDNRKLIVLEVTFELTAKSPDEIKAVLDKRKERRMSSQPWNMPSAGSVFRNPQDKPAWQYIDECGLRGYEIGGAQVSPKHSNFIVNNGYASAKDIYDLIMLVQEKVNEKFGVKLRREVGLINWE; this comes from the coding sequence ATGAAATTTTCTCAAGTTAAAGAAGATTTAGAAAAATTAGATGTTGGTGAGATGATTGAAGATGAGCCGATGTATAAACATACCACTTATAAAGTCGGAGGACCAGCGCGTATTTATTTAAAAGTTAAAGATGTTGATAGTCTGATTAAAACAATTAAATATTGTGGTAAGCATCGGGTTAAATATTTAGTAATCGGTCGGGGTTCAAATTTATTATTCTCTGATCGTGAATATGAGGGCTTAATTATTTCTCTCAACGAATGTTTTAATGAGATTAAGGTCAATGGTTCGACGATGATTGCTCAAGCTGGTGTACCAATGATTTCATTATCATATCAAGCTGCTAAAATTGGATTAAGCGGTTTTGAATTTATGGGCGGGATTCCTGGCTCAATTGGTGGTGGAATATATATGAATGCTGGAGCATATAAGTATGACCTGGCAAGTGTAGTAAAGACGGTCACATTATTAAATGAAAAGCATGAAGTTGTTACTTTTAATAATGAACAGATGGACTTTTCTTATCGTCATTCAATTTGTCAAGATAATCGAAAATTGATTGTTTTGGAAGTAACGTTTGAATTGACTGCTAAAAGTCCTGATGAGATTAAAGCTGTTTTAGATAAACGTAAGGAACGAAGAATGTCTTCACAACCTTGGAATATGCCAAGTGCCGGAAGTGTATTTAGAAATCCGCAAGATAAACCAGCTTGGCAGTATATTGATGAATGTGGCTTAAGAGGCTATGAAATTGGAGGAGCTCAAGTTTCGCCAAAACATTCTAATTTTATTGTAAATAATGGCTATGCCAGTGCTAAAGATATTTATGATTTGATTATGTTAGTACAAGAGAAAGTAAATGAAAAATTTGGAGTTAAGTTAAGACGTGAGGTTGGATTGATTAATTGGGAGTAG
- a CDS encoding RNA-binding protein — translation MIEHFKGEEVFVKKVLEFKDQALYKQRLVLTKFLNPYHQSIVYSIVGNQNDLIVIEDGGMVDSEMKRLIIAPSFYQIEKEDFEIVLAKISYAKPFGTLNHRDILGALMSLGVKRELFGDIYEYEDNFYVAMDAKIYEYVKNNLIKIKRSKVKILESEEIITIKHQYISKTFIVSSFRLDKVVSTLYGVPRSKAVSYIQSGFVKVNHKEVEEINYLCNNSDIISLRRHGRVKFVDTKRRTKQDNYVVEGYFYK, via the coding sequence ATGATAGAGCATTTTAAAGGTGAAGAAGTTTTTGTTAAAAAGGTATTAGAGTTTAAAGATCAAGCTCTATATAAACAAAGACTTGTTTTAACTAAATTTTTAAATCCATATCATCAATCAATTGTTTATAGCATTGTAGGGAATCAAAATGATTTGATTGTTATTGAAGATGGTGGAATGGTTGATAGTGAAATGAAACGTTTGATTATTGCACCATCATTTTATCAAATTGAAAAAGAAGATTTTGAAATAGTTTTAGCTAAAATAAGTTATGCAAAACCATTTGGTACATTGAATCATCGAGATATTTTAGGAGCATTAATGTCTTTAGGGGTTAAACGCGAATTATTTGGGGATATTTATGAGTATGAGGATAATTTTTATGTTGCCATGGATGCAAAAATCTATGAGTATGTAAAAAATAACTTAATTAAAATTAAACGTAGTAAAGTTAAAATTTTAGAGAGTGAAGAGATTATTACAATTAAACATCAATATATAAGTAAAACTTTTATTGTCTCCTCATTTCGTTTAGATAAAGTTGTTTCAACTTTATATGGAGTGCCTCGAAGCAAGGCTGTCAGTTATATTCAATCAGGTTTTGTAAAAGTTAATCATAAAGAAGTTGAAGAAATAAATTATTTGTGTAATAATAGTGATATAATATCGTTAAGACGTCATGGAAGAGTTAAATTTGTCGATACTAAACGACGAACTAAACAGGATAATTATGTCGTTGAAGGGTATTTTTATAAGTAG
- a CDS encoding sigma-E processing peptidase SpoIIGA, whose amino-acid sequence MEVYIELTYLTNYLIILVALEMMAILISKEMSYLMVIKHSFYLSGVILLLYLDSYSWLIILIWAVVFLCLYQRQIFLYYPIFIFVYFSLLLFASSIIPEAFIYNGILISPVNVSSIGLFIVSLLVVLMQIMFIVYLKRKIRIDDYLYVMKLDYQQHSYTIKGFLDSGNEVYYEGFPLIIINQKIIDEYEVIDVLELNDLREDIIEIIKVDQVIINNQRLQDIYVGVIAGIQYDCLLNKSLMGGIL is encoded by the coding sequence ATGGAGGTATATATTGAACTGACGTATCTAACAAACTATTTAATTATTTTGGTTGCTTTGGAAATGATGGCGATTTTAATTAGTAAGGAAATGTCGTATCTAATGGTTATTAAACATAGCTTTTACTTAAGTGGAGTAATTTTACTATTATACTTAGATAGTTATAGTTGGTTAATTATATTGATCTGGGCAGTTGTTTTTTTATGTCTATATCAACGCCAAATATTTCTGTATTATCCAATTTTTATTTTTGTTTATTTTTCATTATTATTATTCGCTAGTTCAATAATTCCAGAAGCATTTATTTATAATGGAATCTTAATTTCACCAGTAAATGTTAGTAGCATTGGTTTATTTATTGTTAGCTTGCTCGTTGTATTGATGCAGATTATGTTTATTGTTTATTTAAAAAGAAAAATAAGAATTGATGACTATTTATATGTAATGAAATTGGATTACCAGCAACATAGTTATACAATTAAAGGATTTCTTGATAGTGGTAATGAAGTTTACTATGAGGGTTTTCCTTTAATCATAATTAATCAAAAAATTATTGATGAGTATGAAGTAATCGATGTTTTAGAATTAAATGATTTACGTGAAGATATTATTGAAATAATCAAAGTTGATCAGGTTATAATTAATAATCAGAGATTACAAGATATCTATGTCGGGGTGATTGCCGGGATACAATATGATTGTTTATTAAATAAATCACTTATGGGAGGAATTTTATAA
- a CDS encoding YlmC/YmxH family sporulation protein, with amino-acid sequence MRFVKLQSKDVINVVDGCKIGFISDIEIDWCGKCIQAIVVEKYSFFKLLCFFKEAPCIVIPIECVVSIGGDVILVSIEP; translated from the coding sequence ATGAGATTTGTAAAACTGCAGTCTAAAGACGTGATCAATGTCGTTGATGGCTGCAAAATTGGTTTTATCAGCGATATTGAAATTGACTGGTGCGGTAAATGTATACAGGCAATTGTAGTAGAGAAATATAGCTTTTTTAAACTATTATGTTTTTTTAAAGAAGCACCATGTATTGTTATTCCAATTGAATGTGTAGTGAGCATTGGTGGCGATGTGATTCTTGTATCGATTGAGCCATAA
- the proC gene encoding pyrroline-5-carboxylate reductase: MKKIGFIGMGNMAGAIAGGIIKSGFVEGENVYAFDIDNDKLTKMHTDFSINVCTSEKELVAMADIVIIAVKPNVVEDVVAKITDELDNKAIISIVAGYDNEMYNELLLDSTRHLTIMPNTPALVMNGMTLFEQENTLTADELNYAVEMFSSIGEVVILPSYQMKAGGSISGCGPAFVYMFIEAMADGGVRLGLPRDVAYRLASQTLIGAGMMQKETQLHPGILKDQVCSPGGITIKGVETLEENGFRNAVLKAIKESN, from the coding sequence ATGAAAAAAATAGGATTTATTGGTATGGGAAACATGGCCGGTGCTATTGCTGGCGGGATTATTAAAAGTGGTTTTGTTGAAGGTGAAAATGTTTATGCATTCGATATAGATAATGATAAACTAACAAAGATGCATACTGATTTTTCAATAAATGTTTGTACTAGTGAAAAAGAATTAGTTGCTATGGCTGACATAGTGATAATTGCAGTTAAACCAAATGTTGTTGAAGATGTAGTCGCTAAAATTACAGACGAATTAGATAATAAGGCAATTATTTCAATTGTTGCTGGTTACGATAATGAAATGTATAATGAATTGTTATTGGATTCAACACGACATTTGACGATCATGCCCAATACACCAGCTTTGGTAATGAATGGAATGACTTTATTTGAACAAGAAAATACGCTAACTGCAGATGAACTAAATTATGCTGTTGAGATGTTTTCAAGCATTGGAGAAGTAGTAATTTTACCAAGTTATCAAATGAAAGCCGGAGGAAGTATTAGTGGTTGTGGACCAGCGTTTGTTTATATGTTTATTGAAGCAATGGCAGATGGTGGGGTACGCTTAGGCTTACCAAGAGATGTTGCTTATAGACTAGCTAGTCAGACTTTAATCGGTGCTGGAATGATGCAAAAAGAAACACAGTTACATCCAGGTATTTTAAAAGATCAAGTTTGTTCGCCTGGGGGGATCACTATCAAAGGGGTCGAAACTTTAGAAGAAAATGGCTTTAGAAATGCTGTTTTAAAAGCAATTAAAGAATCAAATTAA
- the sigE gene encoding RNA polymerase sporulation sigma factor SigE gives MIKFILKILNKTKYLYYIGRHDILPPPLKGIEEKEALEKLGAGDNDARDLLIEHNLRLVVYVAKRYDTTQNGGIEDLISIGTIGLVKAINTFKPDKNIKLATYASRCIENEILMFLRKNNKLRHEISLDEPLNIDYDGNELLLSDIIGTDSDIVKNELEQSDQKAMFYEAFKDLSKREKEILMFRYGLMNYDELTQKDVAKMMGISQSYISRLEKKIIKKLRNKLNYNEIK, from the coding sequence ATGATAAAATTTATTTTAAAAATATTAAATAAAACTAAATATCTTTATTATATTGGACGGCATGATATCTTACCACCACCATTAAAAGGTATTGAAGAAAAGGAAGCTTTAGAAAAGTTGGGAGCTGGTGATAATGATGCTCGAGATTTGTTGATTGAGCATAATTTAAGGCTAGTTGTATATGTTGCAAAACGCTATGATACGACGCAAAATGGTGGAATAGAAGATTTGATTAGTATCGGAACGATTGGTTTAGTTAAAGCAATCAATACTTTTAAACCTGATAAAAATATTAAGTTAGCTACTTATGCATCACGGTGTATAGAAAATGAAATTTTGATGTTTCTAAGAAAAAATAATAAATTGCGTCACGAGATATCTTTAGATGAACCATTAAATATTGATTATGATGGAAATGAATTGTTGTTATCGGATATTATTGGAACAGATAGTGATATTGTTAAAAATGAATTGGAACAAAGTGATCAAAAAGCAATGTTTTATGAGGCTTTTAAGGATTTATCCAAACGTGAAAAGGAAATTTTGATGTTTCGTTATGGTTTAATGAATTATGATGAGTTGACGCAAAAGGATGTTGCTAAAATGATGGGAATTTCACAGTCATATATTTCACGATTAGAAAAGAAAATAATCAAAAAATTACGTAATAAATTAAATTATAATGAAATAAAATAA
- a CDS encoding cell division protein SepF, with protein sequence MGYGQKVKKWFFDEDGDEVEEYEDVEIDTEPKTSLFEQAKFSKTSDAIKALNANKDSQLILFEPRAFAETQDIANHLKQKKAAVVNLHRLQKEQSKRVVDFLSGVIFAIEGDIQRIGPRIFLCTPKNIGVSGTIDLDEDESEE encoded by the coding sequence ATGGGATACGGACAAAAAGTAAAAAAATGGTTTTTTGACGAAGACGGTGACGAAGTTGAAGAATATGAAGATGTAGAGATTGATACAGAACCTAAAACAAGCTTATTTGAGCAAGCAAAGTTTTCTAAAACAAGTGATGCAATCAAAGCTTTAAATGCAAATAAAGATAGCCAATTAATTTTATTTGAACCACGGGCATTTGCAGAAACTCAAGATATTGCAAATCATTTAAAGCAAAAGAAAGCTGCTGTTGTTAACTTGCATCGTTTACAAAAAGAACAATCTAAACGAGTTGTAGATTTTTTAAGCGGAGTTATCTTTGCAATTGAAGGAGACATCCAAAGAATTGGACCTAGAATATTCTTATGTACTCCTAAAAACATTGGTGTTTCTGGGACAATTGATTTAGATGAAGATGAATCTGAAGAATAA
- the murG gene encoding undecaprenyldiphospho-muramoylpentapeptide beta-N-acetylglucosaminyltransferase → MKVIVGAGGTGGHLYPALALVEYIKEVEPDSEFLFVGTKDRIESEVVPQQGYEYIGLNVRGLVGNPIKKGIAAAIFVKSIFTAKKIVKKFKPDIVIGFGGYPSASVVEAANRLGYKTMIHEQNSIIGLTNKILIKNVDKIVCCYDKAYENFPKDKTYKLGNPRASVIASIKPDDIFKKYHLNKNLPLVTIVMGSLGSKSVNEMMLKSLKTFEQKNYQVLYVTGKPYFEEMKTKLGKLNKNIKLVPYIDDMPSVLKNTTLVVSRAGASTLAEITAVGIPAILIPSPYVAANHQEYNARELADRNAAMMILEENLNSKDFVEKVDYILENKIVQESMQKSAKALGKPNACRDIYKLIKEM, encoded by the coding sequence ATGAAAGTAATAGTTGGAGCTGGGGGCACAGGTGGACACTTATACCCTGCCTTAGCTTTAGTTGAATATATAAAAGAAGTAGAACCAGATAGTGAGTTTCTTTTTGTAGGAACTAAGGATCGTATTGAATCAGAAGTAGTACCTCAACAAGGCTATGAATATATTGGTTTAAATGTTCGCGGGTTAGTTGGAAATCCTATTAAAAAGGGGATTGCTGCTGCTATTTTTGTTAAATCAATTTTTACAGCGAAAAAAATAGTTAAAAAATTCAAACCGGATATTGTCATTGGTTTTGGTGGTTATCCTAGTGCTAGTGTTGTTGAAGCTGCTAATCGCTTAGGATATAAAACAATGATTCATGAACAAAATTCAATTATTGGTTTAACAAATAAAATTTTAATTAAAAATGTTGATAAAATCGTATGTTGTTATGATAAAGCATATGAGAATTTTCCCAAAGATAAAACTTATAAATTAGGGAATCCACGTGCTAGTGTAATTGCCTCAATCAAACCAGATGATATTTTTAAAAAATATCATCTAAATAAAAATCTTCCTTTAGTGACTATTGTAATGGGATCATTGGGTTCAAAATCTGTTAACGAAATGATGTTAAAATCATTAAAGACTTTTGAACAAAAGAATTATCAAGTGCTTTATGTAACTGGGAAGCCTTATTTTGAAGAGATGAAAACAAAATTAGGAAAGTTAAATAAGAATATTAAATTAGTACCGTATATTGATGATATGCCATCAGTATTAAAGAATACAACCTTGGTTGTTTCTCGTGCTGGTGCTTCTACGCTGGCAGAAATTACAGCGGTAGGGATCCCAGCAATTTTAATTCCAAGTCCTTATGTTGCCGCTAATCATCAGGAGTATAATGCTCGAGAATTAGCTGATCGTAATGCAGCAATGATGATTTTAGAGGAAAATCTTAATAGTAAAGATTTTGTGGAAAAAGTGGATTATATTTTAGAGAATAAAATTGTTCAAGAGAGTATGCAAAAAAGTGCCAAGGCTCTTGGTAAACCAAATGCATGTAGAGATATTTATAAATTAATTAAAGAAATGTAG
- the ftsZ gene encoding cell division protein FtsZ, with product MSEELGFEQVARIKVIGVGGGGNNAVNRMVEEGVAGVEFYVANTDLQVLKRSPVTNKIELGRDLTKGLGAGGEPEIGKKAALESEAEIRQVLEGADMVFIAAGMGGGTGTGAAPVFAKIARELGALTVGVITKPFTFEGMKRKKQAISGIEELRANVDSIITVSNDRLLQLIGGRPMQEAFREADNVLRQGVQTITDLIAIPAFINLDFADVSAVMKNRGNALIGIGMSSGDDKAKEAAKRAISSPLLEVSVAGAKDAIINVTGGPNISLFDANIALETISQEVGDDINTYLGIAINENLDDDIIVTVIATGFEEENDDDFEPRPNVLKTRSVEDVVPLSARFEDEEDDDDGDFPPAFIKNRRV from the coding sequence ATGAGTGAAGAATTAGGATTTGAACAAGTAGCACGAATTAAAGTAATTGGTGTTGGTGGTGGTGGTAATAATGCCGTAAACCGCATGGTAGAAGAGGGTGTAGCTGGAGTAGAATTTTATGTTGCAAATACTGATTTGCAAGTATTAAAACGTTCTCCTGTTACTAATAAAATTGAATTAGGTAGAGATTTAACAAAAGGTCTAGGAGCTGGTGGAGAACCTGAAATTGGAAAAAAAGCAGCTCTTGAATCAGAAGCAGAAATTCGTCAAGTGCTAGAAGGTGCAGATATGGTTTTTATCGCTGCTGGTATGGGTGGTGGAACAGGTACTGGGGCTGCTCCCGTATTTGCTAAAATTGCTCGTGAATTAGGTGCTTTAACAGTTGGGGTTATTACAAAACCATTTACTTTTGAAGGAATGAAAAGAAAAAAACAAGCAATCTCAGGGATTGAAGAATTACGTGCTAACGTCGATTCAATTATTACCGTTTCTAACGATCGTTTATTACAATTGATCGGTGGACGTCCAATGCAAGAAGCATTCAGAGAAGCTGATAATGTTTTACGTCAAGGGGTTCAAACAATTACTGACTTAATTGCTATTCCTGCTTTTATTAATCTTGACTTTGCTGATGTTTCTGCGGTTATGAAAAATCGCGGTAATGCTTTAATTGGAATTGGGATGTCTTCTGGTGATGATAAAGCGAAAGAGGCTGCAAAACGTGCTATTTCTTCGCCATTATTAGAAGTGTCTGTAGCGGGTGCTAAAGATGCAATTATTAATGTAACTGGTGGACCAAATATTTCATTATTTGATGCAAATATTGCTCTTGAGACGATTTCTCAAGAAGTTGGTGATGATATTAATACATATTTAGGAATTGCAATCAATGAAAATTTAGATGATGATATTATCGTCACTGTTATTGCAACAGGTTTTGAAGAGGAAAACGATGATGATTTTGAACCACGTCCAAACGTTTTAAAAACACGCAGTGTTGAAGATGTTGTACCTTTATCAGCGCGTTTTGAAGATGAAGAAGACGATGATGACGGTGATTTTCCACCAGCATTTATAAAAAATAGAAGAGTTTAA
- a CDS encoding DivIVA domain-containing protein, with protein MSEFKKQFRGYSVQQVDSKIDDYQAELASLKQQVASLTDELDHVKEQNSLLQHRVNITEKTNEEIARLALKEASELIDKAKRNANMILKESLDYVRSLSSEMNDFKDQAIKFRSSVQKMSQDILDSIDNSEVFNLINEEDEDN; from the coding sequence ATGAGTGAATTTAAAAAGCAATTTAGGGGCTATAGTGTTCAACAAGTTGATAGTAAAATAGATGATTATCAAGCTGAGTTAGCATCACTAAAGCAGCAAGTTGCTAGTTTAACAGATGAATTAGATCATGTTAAAGAACAAAACTCGCTATTGCAGCATCGTGTCAATATTACCGAAAAAACTAATGAAGAAATTGCTCGTCTAGCCTTAAAAGAAGCAAGTGAATTGATTGATAAGGCTAAACGCAATGCCAATATGATCTTAAAAGAATCATTGGACTATGTTCGTAGTTTATCTAGTGAGATGAATGATTTTAAAGATCAGGCAATTAAATTCCGTTCATCGGTTCAAAAAATGTCCCAAGATATTTTGGATTCAATCGATAATTCGGAAGTCTTTAATCTTATTAACGAAGAAGATGAAGATAACTAA
- a CDS encoding SigB/SigF/SigG family RNA polymerase sigma factor: protein MSNYQVIINGYQEPKKRLTTDETYKLIDEYQATKNEAIKDRLVNDNTKLVLSMARRFYGREDSMDDLFQVGMIGLIKAIENFNTSFGLKFSTYAVPLIIGEMKRYLRDNHQIKISRSIRDLAYKVLKVKDSYITKLNREPTINELANELEVEPSAVIEALLSTNSVSSLQEEVKNDDGNNLKMIDSITDDKTVVSRTNETIDLYDALKSLNQKEHRVIKQRYFEGLSQSEIAKELFISQAQVSRIERKALDNLHNYLK, encoded by the coding sequence ATGAGTAATTATCAAGTTATTATAAATGGTTATCAAGAACCGAAAAAAAGACTTACAACCGATGAAACTTATAAATTGATAGACGAATACCAAGCTACTAAAAACGAGGCGATAAAAGACAGATTAGTTAACGATAATACTAAGTTAGTTTTATCAATGGCAAGACGTTTTTATGGTCGTGAAGATAGCATGGATGACTTATTTCAAGTTGGAATGATTGGGCTGATTAAAGCAATTGAAAATTTTAACACTAGTTTTGGTTTGAAATTTTCAACATATGCAGTTCCTCTAATAATTGGTGAGATGAAACGTTATCTTCGTGATAACCATCAAATCAAGATTTCTCGCTCAATTCGAGATTTAGCGTATAAGGTTTTAAAGGTTAAAGATAGCTATATAACAAAATTAAATCGTGAACCAACGATAAATGAATTAGCTAATGAACTGGAAGTTGAGCCAAGTGCTGTTATTGAAGCGCTGTTATCAACAAACAGTGTTTCTTCATTACAAGAAGAAGTTAAAAATGATGATGGTAATAATTTAAAGATGATTGATTCGATTACAGATGATAAAACAGTTGTATCAAGAACAAATGAAACAATAGATTTATATGATGCTTTAAAATCATTAAATCAAAAAGAGCATCGTGTGATTAAACAAAGATATTTTGAGGGGTTGTCCCAAAGTGAGATTGCAAAGGAATTATTTATTTCCCAAGCTCAAGTGTCAAGAATCGAAAGAAAAGCTTTAGATAATTTACATAATTATCTAAAATAA
- the ftsA gene encoding cell division protein FtsA: protein MKDIYAVLDIGSATLKFLVAEVNNINVNVLFVKTIPSHGVKKGIIEDDRILIRDIRKLIDEAEAFLESKITSVALTIPTIKAKLYQSDSSISLSDAGSKVSTDDIVRVLRLSSKFKRSKDEEVVSIIPVRYHSDKGATVEAPLGELSRNLIVDSLVITTSKELLYPYISVVEKCGVEVLDITINAFACAKEAFDAVYLQEGALLIDMGYKTSTVSFYKDGYLQYLTVCQVGGYDFTRKIAQNMQISMNQAEAYKIKYGSLDVTQGQNDIIHTTFVDEQKRDYTQQDLADLLNETAYEVMNKIKEKISVIDDISKYETLIVGGGGELEMLDTIATEVLECPVRIYRPDTIGTRDMSLVAAIGMVYYLMERKQVVGDYTPSLVLPDVTNTMAIRFKGLTKSAPSKQGSKMSKLLDSFFSED from the coding sequence ATGAAAGATATTTACGCTGTTTTAGACATCGGTAGTGCAACCTTAAAGTTTCTTGTTGCTGAAGTAAATAACATTAATGTCAATGTACTGTTTGTCAAAACGATTCCTAGTCACGGAGTGAAAAAGGGAATTATAGAAGATGATCGTATCTTAATTAGAGATATACGAAAACTGATTGATGAAGCAGAGGCTTTTCTAGAATCTAAGATTACGAGCGTCGCTTTAACAATTCCAACCATAAAAGCTAAATTATATCAAAGTGACAGCAGCATTAGTTTATCAGATGCTGGGTCTAAAGTATCTACTGATGATATAGTTAGAGTATTGCGTTTGTCATCAAAATTTAAACGTTCTAAGGATGAAGAAGTAGTATCAATTATTCCAGTTCGCTATCATAGTGATAAAGGAGCAACCGTTGAGGCGCCTTTAGGGGAACTTTCAAGAAATTTGATCGTTGATTCTTTAGTCATTACTACTAGTAAAGAGTTGCTTTACCCATATATTTCGGTAGTTGAAAAATGCGGTGTGGAAGTACTTGATATTACTATCAATGCGTTTGCATGCGCAAAAGAGGCTTTTGATGCAGTATATCTTCAAGAAGGTGCTTTATTGATAGATATGGGTTATAAGACTTCGACAGTTTCATTTTATAAAGATGGATATTTACAATACTTGACAGTTTGCCAAGTAGGAGGGTATGATTTTACTCGTAAAATTGCCCAAAATATGCAGATATCAATGAATCAGGCAGAAGCTTATAAAATTAAATATGGTTCATTAGATGTAACACAAGGTCAGAATGATATTATTCATACAACCTTTGTTGATGAACAAAAACGTGATTATACACAACAGGACTTGGCTGATTTATTAAATGAAACAGCTTATGAAGTAATGAATAAGATTAAAGAAAAGATTTCAGTTATTGATGATATTAGTAAATATGAAACTTTAATCGTTGGTGGTGGTGGAGAGCTGGAAATGCTGGATACTATTGCTACAGAGGTTTTAGAATGTCCCGTTCGAATCTATCGTCCTGATACGATTGGAACTCGTGATATGTCATTAGTAGCTGCAATTGGGATGGTTTATTACTTAATGGAAAGAAAACAGGTTGTTGGTGATTATACACCTTCATTAGTATTGCCGGATGTGACAAATACAATGGCAATTAGATTTAAAGGGTTGACAAAGTCAGCGCCTTCAAAACAAGGAAGTAAAATGTCAAAACTATTAGATTCATTTTTTAGTGAAGATTAA